The following coding sequences are from one Panicum hallii strain FIL2 chromosome 5, PHallii_v3.1, whole genome shotgun sequence window:
- the LOC112892185 gene encoding glyceraldehyde-3-phosphate dehydrogenase 2, cytosolic-like isoform X2, which yields MERASSSSASSSSSSASALFAGWFPSGMKEEVMNVVVRGISYRGSVELVEQAEPFWSTVQFKTPKPYSTRAFRIGDQAKLKSKNRGSWSGDVAAIEDDEAHLWTYLQIRVPSARDGKISLKSVSNVLVTVNPVGSLLGVSSKTEKGDSDGEYTRIRVGVNGFSKVGRILVQMGLQSIDVQVVAINDPTMTLDDMVNAWKSTNISIAKKDHQTLIFEKMYCEKDTGVNEGKKINVKVLSEQMEVTVFREQNQVRWEQVNVEFVVEYSAVLNNDKVQISDKNESLNNCLRKLPTVLGSFGLNVDERILIPHFYAGENSRRDSSFSIITRSTAATKAVCKVFTEWDEQPASLLFHANAVVDRSIDVDSSSVDLRVILEEGSGTNSIAGRFFCADEEEVKRRVMRIFSWCVDIVRCVPVGGCQLELI from the exons ATGGAGcgcgcttcttcctcctcggcgagctcctcctcgtcctccgcctCTGCGCTCTTCGCTGGCTGGTTCCCGTCCGGCATGAAGGAAGAGGTCATGAACGTCGTCGTCCGCGGAATATCTTATCGAGGGAGCGTCGAGCTCGTGGAGCAGGCAGAGCCGTTCTGGAGCACGGTCCAGTTCAAGACACCGAAGCCGTACTCGACTCGCGCCTTCCGCATCGGCGACCAGGCCAAGCTGAAGAGCAAGAACCGCGGTTCCTGGTCAGGCGACGTCGCCGCCATTGAGGATGACGAAGCTCACCTTTGGACGTATCTACAGATTCGTGTACCATCTGCAAGAG ATGGCAAGATTTCGTTGAAATCGGTGAGCAATGTTCTTGTTACGGTTAATCCTGTGGGTAGTCTGCTTGGAGTTTCTAGCAAAACAGAGAAGGGGGATTCTGATGGTGAATATACAAGGATCAGAGTGGGAGTAAATG GATTTTCCAAAGTTGGTAGGATTCTTGTCCAAATGGGACTGCAGAGCATTGACGTACAAGTTGTTGCTATCAATGACCCTACAATGACTCTTGATGATATG GTCAATGCGTGGAAAAGCACAAACATAAGCATTGCAAAGAAGGATCATCAGACACTGATCTTTGAGAAAATGTATTGTGAGAAAGACACTGGTGTGAATGAGGGTAAGAAAATTAATGTTAAGGTTCTGTCAGAACAGATGGAAGTCACTGTTTTCAG GGAACAAAATCAAGTTCGTTGGGAACAAGTAAATGTTGAATTCGTGGTGGAATACAGTGCTGTGCTCAATAATGATAAG GTTCAGATCTCTGACAAGAATGAAAGCCTGAATAATTGCCTAAGAAAGCTTCCCACG GTGTTGGGTTCTTTTGGGTTGAATGTGGATGAAAGAATCTTAATCCCTCATTTCTACGCAG GGGAGAATTCAAGAAGAGATTCCAGCTTTTCTATTATTACCAGAAGCACAGCTGCAACCAAG GCTGTCTGCAAGGTTTTCACTGAATGGGATGAACAACCCGCAAGCTTGCTTTTTCATGCAAATGCTGTTGTGGATAGGTCTATTGATGTGGACAGTTCAAGTGTTGATCTGAGAGTCATTTTAGAGGAGGGTAGCGGCACTAACAGTATTGCTGGAAG GTTCTTCTGTGCTGATGAGGAGGAGGTTAAGCGCCGAGTGATGCGTATCTTCAGCTGGTGTGTGGATATTGTCCGCTGTGTGCCGGTAGGAGGCTGTCAATTGGAGTTAATCTAA
- the LOC112892781 gene encoding eukaryotic translation initiation factor 3 subunit A-like — translation SALIIFSYSNAEEEKRKREEAERKAKLDAIAAKQRQREIELEEKEKARKEQLLRGSEATRVTDSAPVAQPPREPAAPAVAVAATIAPAAGKYVPKFKRGDSSSSSAGGSQRPADVRTRDEDRWGSREERPRPDVRPLRQDGPPARQDAPPARPDGPPPATDRWRGSRFSSSSSTSSSTWGGRGTDAHRLRFFLLSGTSVQNVCQRSQGTWLLEFVFFIALTAPKILELVC, via the coding sequence TCCGCACTGATTATATTTTCTTACTCTAATGCAGAGGAagagaagaggaagagagaagaggctGAGAGGAAAGCTAAGCTTGATGCTATTGCAGCCAAACAGCGACAGAGAGAGATAGAgttagaagaaaaggaaaaggcgCGGAAGGAACAGCTCTTAAGAGGATCTGAGGCTACGCGTGTTACTGATTCCGCCCCTGTTGCACAGCCACCTCGCGAGCCAGCAGCCCCTGCTGTAGCAGTAGCTGCCACCATCGCTCCAGCTGCTGGCAAATATGTTCCCAAGTTTAAACGCGGcgatagcagcagcagcagtgctGGTGGCAGCCAGAGACCAGCTGATGTGCGTACACGCGACGAGGACCGTTGGGGTTCACGTGAAGAGCGCCCTCGCCCTGATGTGCGTCCGCTTCGCCAAGATGGACCTCCTGCACGACAGGATGCACCCCCAGCTCGCCCAGATGGCCCCCCTCCAGCTACTGACCGTTGGCGTGGATCAAGATTTTCCTCCAGCTCTTCAACCTCTTCATCGACCTGGGGAGGCCGCGGAACTGATGCTCACCGCCTTAGATTTTTTTTGCTGTCGGGCACTTCAGTGCAAAATGTCTGCCAGAGATCTCAAGGAACATGGTTACTTGAATTTGTTTTTTTTATTGCGCTGACTGCACCTAAAATTTTGGAGCTAGTCTGTTAG
- the LOC112892185 gene encoding glyceraldehyde-3-phosphate dehydrogenase GAPCP1, chloroplastic-like isoform X1, giving the protein MERASSSSASSSSSSASALFAGWFPSGMKEEVMNVVVRGISYRGSVELVEQAEPFWSTVQFKTPKPYSTRAFRIGDQAKLKSKNRGSWSGDVAAIEDDEAHLWTYLQIRVPSARDGKISLKSVSNVLVTVNPVGSLLGVSSKTEKGDSDGEYTRIRVGVNGFSKVGRILVQMGLQSIDVQVVAINDPTMTLDDMVNAWKSTNISIAKKDHQTLIFEKMYCEKDTGVNEGKKINVKVLSEQMEVTVFREQNQVRWEQVNVEFVVEYSAVLNNDKVQISDKNESLNNCLRKLPTVLGSFGLNVDERILIPHFYAGENSRRDSSFSIITRSTAATKAVCKVFTEWDEQPASLLFHANAVVDRSIDVDSSSVDLRVILEEGSGTNSIAGSIYRFFCADEEEVKRRVMRIFSWCVDIVRCVPVGGCQLELI; this is encoded by the exons ATGGAGcgcgcttcttcctcctcggcgagctcctcctcgtcctccgcctCTGCGCTCTTCGCTGGCTGGTTCCCGTCCGGCATGAAGGAAGAGGTCATGAACGTCGTCGTCCGCGGAATATCTTATCGAGGGAGCGTCGAGCTCGTGGAGCAGGCAGAGCCGTTCTGGAGCACGGTCCAGTTCAAGACACCGAAGCCGTACTCGACTCGCGCCTTCCGCATCGGCGACCAGGCCAAGCTGAAGAGCAAGAACCGCGGTTCCTGGTCAGGCGACGTCGCCGCCATTGAGGATGACGAAGCTCACCTTTGGACGTATCTACAGATTCGTGTACCATCTGCAAGAG ATGGCAAGATTTCGTTGAAATCGGTGAGCAATGTTCTTGTTACGGTTAATCCTGTGGGTAGTCTGCTTGGAGTTTCTAGCAAAACAGAGAAGGGGGATTCTGATGGTGAATATACAAGGATCAGAGTGGGAGTAAATG GATTTTCCAAAGTTGGTAGGATTCTTGTCCAAATGGGACTGCAGAGCATTGACGTACAAGTTGTTGCTATCAATGACCCTACAATGACTCTTGATGATATG GTCAATGCGTGGAAAAGCACAAACATAAGCATTGCAAAGAAGGATCATCAGACACTGATCTTTGAGAAAATGTATTGTGAGAAAGACACTGGTGTGAATGAGGGTAAGAAAATTAATGTTAAGGTTCTGTCAGAACAGATGGAAGTCACTGTTTTCAG GGAACAAAATCAAGTTCGTTGGGAACAAGTAAATGTTGAATTCGTGGTGGAATACAGTGCTGTGCTCAATAATGATAAG GTTCAGATCTCTGACAAGAATGAAAGCCTGAATAATTGCCTAAGAAAGCTTCCCACG GTGTTGGGTTCTTTTGGGTTGAATGTGGATGAAAGAATCTTAATCCCTCATTTCTACGCAG GGGAGAATTCAAGAAGAGATTCCAGCTTTTCTATTATTACCAGAAGCACAGCTGCAACCAAG GCTGTCTGCAAGGTTTTCACTGAATGGGATGAACAACCCGCAAGCTTGCTTTTTCATGCAAATGCTGTTGTGGATAGGTCTATTGATGTGGACAGTTCAAGTGTTGATCTGAGAGTCATTTTAGAGGAGGGTAGCGGCACTAACAGTATTGCTGGAAG TATATATAGGTTCTTCTGTGCTGATGAGGAGGAGGTTAAGCGCCGAGTGATGCGTATCTTCAGCTGGTGTGTGGATATTGTCCGCTGTGTGCCGGTAGGAGGCTGTCAATTGGAGTTAATCTAA